One genomic region from Cottoperca gobio unplaced genomic scaffold, fCotGob3.1 fCotGob3_338arrow_ctg1, whole genome shotgun sequence encodes:
- the LOC115005662 gene encoding CCR4-NOT transcription complex subunit 3-like isoform X1 translates to MSGMTSGVCVESDLSSMLQRSSAPSHHHPNHHGYGGQGQVSSLAPMLDYSTEMDRYRSSIASFYKTNVNINMNVTNFPQSAKLAARLAAAAPMFPPAAARLGAMATAPWGCHDNMNMNHPAAMFWGRPKPAPTHHHHPHHHASATPGHMASSHPHSTSMHQGGSGGGGGGGGSNEGGGAEKHGHTASSLPVTQGPAHHHPNGNFLPGYGGGADCGIMNKQGHAHPDMMGLSEGGSCNGGGVMGGSFLGGLGLPPGVIVMAMGSAGGGISDAGSAFQMTGGQRSLTDCQQHANSSPCPSSSSPSSSGVTAGGVALSSSSSTSSGAVAKRKRKRCGVCGPCRRLINCGVCSSCRNRKTGHQICKFRKCEELKKKPGGGGGVLERPPSVPTGEAFRWFF, encoded by the exons aTGTCAGGCATGACGAGCGGCGTGTGTGTGGAGAGCGACCTCTCCTCGATGCTCCAGAGAAGCTCCGCCCCCTCGCACCACCACCCCAATCACCATGGTTACGGCGGACAAGGACAG GTGTCAAGCCTGGCGCCGATGTTGGACTACAGCACGGAGATGGACCGGTACCGCTCGTCCATCGCCAGCTTCTACAAGACAAACGTGAACATAAACATGAACGTCACAAACTTCCCTCAGTCCGCCAAGCTGGCGGCCCGTTTGGCGGCCGCCGCTCCCATGTTCCCCCCTGCCGCCGCTAGGCTGGGCGCCATGGCAACGGCACCCTGGGGTTGCCACgacaacatgaacatgaaccACCCGGCGGCCATGTTCTGGGGACGGCCCAAACCCGCCCcgacacaccaccaccacccccaccatCACGCGTCGGCGACGCCGGGGCACATGGCGTCATCGCACCCCCACAGTACCAGTATGCACCAGGGCGGCAGCGGCGGGGGGGGTGGAGGCGGAGGGAGTAACGAAGGGGGAGGAGCTGAGAAACACGGACACACCGCCtcctcacttcctgtcacacaAGGACCAGCACACCATCACCCCAACGGGAACTTCCTCCCAGGTTACGGCGGCGGGGCGGACTGCGGCATCATGAACAAACAGGGGCACGCCCACCCGGACATGATGGGCCTATCTGAGGGCGGGAGCTGCAATGGGGGAGGGGTGATGGGTGGGAGCTTCCTGGGGGGGCTGGGATTACCCCCCGGGGTCATTGTCATGGCGATGGGGTCAGCAGGGGGCGGGATCTCAGACGCCGGCAGCGCCTTCCAGATGACCGGTGGCCAGCGGTCGCTAACGGACTGTCAGCAGCACGCCAACTCCTCCCCCtgcccatcctcctcctcaccctcgtCATCGGGGGTGACGGCGGGGGGCGTGGCCCTGTCGTCCTCGTCGTCCACGTCGTCGGGGGCGGTggccaagaggaagaggaagcggTGCGGCGTGTGTGGGCCATGCAGGCGGCTGATCAACTGCGGCGTCTGCTCGTCCTGCCGCAACAGGAAGACGGGTCACCAGATCTGCAAGTTCAGGAAGTGCGAAGAGCTGAAGAAGAAAccggggggaggagggggggtgctgGAG CGGCCGCCCTCCGTCCCGACCGGCGAGGCGTTTCGATGGTTCTTCTAG
- the LOC115005662 gene encoding CCR4-NOT transcription complex subunit 3-like isoform X2, with product MSGMTSGVCVESDLSSMLQRSSAPSHHHPNHHGYGGQGQVSSLAPMLDYSTEMDRYRSSIASFYKTNVNINMNVTNFPQSAKLAARLAAAAPMFPPAAARLGAMATAPWGCHDNMNMNHPAAMFWGRPKPAPTHHHHPHHHASATPGHMASSHPHSTSMHQGGSGGGGGGGGSNEGGGAEKHGHTASSLPVTQGPAHHHPNGNFLPGYGGGADCGIMNKQGHAHPDMMGLSEGGSCNGGGVMGGSFLGGLGLPPGVIVMAMGSAGGGISDAGSAFQMTGGQRSLTDCQQHANSSPCPSSSSPSSSGVTAGGVALSSSSSTSSGAVAKRKRKRCGVCGPCRRLINCGVCSSCRNRKTGHQICKFRNGRPPSRPARRFDGSSSLPSL from the exons aTGTCAGGCATGACGAGCGGCGTGTGTGTGGAGAGCGACCTCTCCTCGATGCTCCAGAGAAGCTCCGCCCCCTCGCACCACCACCCCAATCACCATGGTTACGGCGGACAAGGACAG GTGTCAAGCCTGGCGCCGATGTTGGACTACAGCACGGAGATGGACCGGTACCGCTCGTCCATCGCCAGCTTCTACAAGACAAACGTGAACATAAACATGAACGTCACAAACTTCCCTCAGTCCGCCAAGCTGGCGGCCCGTTTGGCGGCCGCCGCTCCCATGTTCCCCCCTGCCGCCGCTAGGCTGGGCGCCATGGCAACGGCACCCTGGGGTTGCCACgacaacatgaacatgaaccACCCGGCGGCCATGTTCTGGGGACGGCCCAAACCCGCCCcgacacaccaccaccacccccaccatCACGCGTCGGCGACGCCGGGGCACATGGCGTCATCGCACCCCCACAGTACCAGTATGCACCAGGGCGGCAGCGGCGGGGGGGGTGGAGGCGGAGGGAGTAACGAAGGGGGAGGAGCTGAGAAACACGGACACACCGCCtcctcacttcctgtcacacaAGGACCAGCACACCATCACCCCAACGGGAACTTCCTCCCAGGTTACGGCGGCGGGGCGGACTGCGGCATCATGAACAAACAGGGGCACGCCCACCCGGACATGATGGGCCTATCTGAGGGCGGGAGCTGCAATGGGGGAGGGGTGATGGGTGGGAGCTTCCTGGGGGGGCTGGGATTACCCCCCGGGGTCATTGTCATGGCGATGGGGTCAGCAGGGGGCGGGATCTCAGACGCCGGCAGCGCCTTCCAGATGACCGGTGGCCAGCGGTCGCTAACGGACTGTCAGCAGCACGCCAACTCCTCCCCCtgcccatcctcctcctcaccctcgtCATCGGGGGTGACGGCGGGGGGCGTGGCCCTGTCGTCCTCGTCGTCCACGTCGTCGGGGGCGGTggccaagaggaagaggaagcggTGCGGCGTGTGTGGGCCATGCAGGCGGCTGATCAACTGCGGCGTCTGCTCGTCCTGCCGCAACAGGAAGACGGGTCACCAGATCTGCAAGTTCAGGAA CGGCCGCCCTCCGTCCCGACCGGCGAGGCGTTTCGATGGTTCTTCTAGCCTCCCCTCgctgtga
- the LOC115005661 gene encoding uncharacterized protein LOC115005661 isoform X1 has protein sequence MPLTVRNSARRRRKTPDKKERPGESTSSAQVMAPTRMKLRVRRRDNAVAGAAAGDGQPEEEEERSRESGGRRRKNTSDTASTAAPATSSSSSPPPASSSASASARAVMAAEEASPDSKCPICLDRFNNLAYLDRCLHRFCFPCIQEWSHNKAECPLCKQPFASILHSVRAEDDFKEYTLRPAPANSSVAATVAMVAAMASAARSDHQMRLMLRRHRGADAGEGRRRRRERGGRGGGGRRSGVWEWYLDSPHLAPLPHHAAVSPVVAADSEDGEDVEEQRVRGGADLAERGVIFEGLTGLGGAVAPVAPNDRATRRLMTRLVARQRLQREGGAVRRLRERETVAFRRALYRSGIRVRGVAGANGNANQQQRNITAESFRRSPTHLNRLRPWLRRELTVLYGAHGSLVDIVQRIIMARLARHGLEDTPTIEEELRPFLLARTDHFLHELVSFARSPLSLENYDLQAVYEPPAALELDGTSSSSDGSSVIAISEGEEEERPAGGRSEERLATQDDIIQAGSCLSLATWDDETPGPSYSSAEPPCSLTSPPFSPEEGREKREEEECLIVGYKKPIAERTPELVQLSSDTEEEEEEEKKKEEEEETAERLPPLASAAPPLSYLPTIPPSTSGACRDKQEDASKQKDGEVGEHRSRSWSGSSGGSRNSVCTLSPATPGESERRERDRKSGSEAERERRKKKRRRRRERSGTLYNPNRSIYPAMMRHRSHSPSPFHSSVESGSPLPPSPPESSWEFHCSRVSPLTSSRSSSSSSSLQPSTAPSLSPNNHGEKPGGKRKYKSRHLDSDDKDPTWRPGSSREETGETERRKGRDDGRRRESRRSREERSPSVEIIYEGTVPCNATHTPARKRRRKRQRKTTHSSSPVIITLDSDSSHSSSSSSRLSSQQTVDFSDLPPLPLVHSAGVGGALSSEIGELPVDILDRGSDGSEAEPAGPVAINSDVDVENVDEGGSALGSDDDKGPNGAADAETTESNAAPATKNPSRKRNSTSDSRLLASILSDLKGITAPKFNPLNFEPNCSPGGRKRLFRDGDIVDQNLSFDSPTRRNAIRPPPPLERLKDKDVPPLLKQASPVRSYNRNTPPPLKHKDAGSPHPSPISPIDLHLLHADAVAVNSDLNSNPPTGNRAIPPISVLKKHFTGALAARGEPASTSCISLIDHPSAAPPAPPAVHSRCSHGSGQSSTGAGSHLEFNYFHSSKLQTAETSSCPADVHPARTSQETPAHTGTLSPTFCRVSAADLRGEDVFSGVNCHNKPLPVCVSSIDLHSSQRLPPLSDERPPGDPHSSSVASEGPTDSKASLLVDHGVGSPHGRPPPVDVHCSGREPPANARSPSSVSIHTAFSCDTFPTSRSGESKLPLIPDSKPHNHVDSGRDFLLPADNHISSSRRSANTWNSQRSDSHPAT, from the exons ATGCCGCTCACGGTGCGGAATTCTGCCCGGAGGAGGAGAAAAACCCCGGATAAGAAGGAGCGACCGGGGGAGTCCACTTCTTCTGCTCAG GTGATGGCGCCCACGAGGATGAAGCTGCGAGTGCGTCGGCGCGATAACGCGGTCGCAGGAGCGGCGGCGGGAGACGGTCagccagaggaggaagaggagaggagccgAGAGAGCGGCGGCCGCAGGAGGAAGAACACGAGCGACACCGCGTCCACCGCTGCTCccgccacctcctcctcctcgtctcctcctcccgcctcctcctccgcttcTGCCTCGGCGCGGGCAGTAATGGCGGCGGAGGAGGCGTCGCCTGACTCCAAGTGCCCGATCTGCCTGGACCGCTTCAACAACCTGGCGTACCTGGACCGCTGCCTGCACCGCTTCTGCTTCCCCTGCATCCAGGAGTGGTCGCACAACAAGGCCGAGTGCCCGCTCTGCAAGCAACCCTTCGCCTCCATCCTGCACTCGGTCCGCGCCGAGGACGACTTCAAGGAGTACACGCTGCGGCCGGCGCCCGCCAACAGCAGCGTCGCCGCCACCGTGGCGATGGTGGCGGCGATGGCTTCGGCGGCGAGGAGCGACCACCAAATGCGGCTGATGCTGAGGAGGCACAGAGGGGCGGACGCCGGCGaggggaggaggcggaggagggagaggggagggagaggggggggaggcaGGAGGTCGGGGGTGTGGGAATGGTACCTCGACTCCCCTCATCTCGCGCCTCTCCCTCACCACGCCGCCGTCTCTCCCGTGGTTGCAGCAGACAGCGAGGATGGAGAAGACGTGGAGGAGCAGAGGGTGAGGGGCGGGGCTGATCTGGCGGAGCGTGGCGTGATATTTGAGGGGCTGACGGGACTCGGGGGCGCCGTGGCGCCTGTTGCCCCCAACGACCGGGCGACACGGCGCTTGATGACCCGTCTGGTGGCGAGGCAGCGGCTGCagcgagagggtggagctgtgCGGCggctgagggagagagagaccgTGGCCTTCCGGCGTGCTCTCTACCGGAGCGGAATTCGGGTCCGCGGCGTCGCCGGCGCCAATGGCAACGCTAACCAGCAGCAGCGTAACATCACAGCGGAGAGTTTCCGCAGGAGCCCCACCCACCTGAACAGACTCCGCCCCTGGCTGCGGCGGGAGCTCACGGTGCTGTACGGCGCGCATGGTTCGCTGGTCGACATCGTCCAGCGCATCATTATGGCACGGCTCGCTCGCCACGGACTGGAAGACACGCCCACCATAGAAGAAGAGCTGCGCCCGTTCCTGTTGGCACGCACGGACCACTTCCTGCACGAGCTGGTCAGCTTCGCCCGCTCGCCGCTCAGCCTGGAGAACTATGACCTGCAGGCGGTGTACGAGCCGCCGGCCGCGCTGGAGCTGGACGGCACGAGTAGCTCCAGCGACGGCAGCTCAGTCATCGCCATATCAgagggcgaggaggaggagcggccTGCGGGAGGAAGATCAGAGGAGAGGCTCGCCACGCAAGACGACATCATCCAAGCGGGAAGCTGCCTCAGCCTGGCGACCTGGGACGACGAGACTCCCGGCCCCTCCTACTCTAGCGCCGAGCCGCCGTGTTCGCTCACCTCGCCACCATTCAGCccggaggagggaagagagaagcgcgaggaggaggagtgtcTGATCGTCGGCTACAAGAAGCCGATAGCGGAGCGAACTCCTGAGCTGGTGCAGCTCTCCTCCGacaccgaggaggaggaggaggaggagaagaagaaggaggaggaggaggagacggcgGAGAGACTTCCTCCCCTCGCCTCCGccgctccgcccctctcttacTTACCCACAATCCCTCCCTCTACGTCAGGCGCCTGCAGAGACAAGCAGGAGGACGCGTCGAAGCAGAAAGACGGCGAGGTGGGCGAGCACCGCTCACGCTCCTGGTCAGGCAGCTCGGGAGGAAGCAGAAACTCTGTGTGCACGCTGAGCCCGGCGACGCCCGGAGAGAGCGAGCGgcgggagagagacaggaagtctgGCAGTGAggcggagagggagaggaggaagaagaagaggaggaggaggcgggagAGAAGTGGCACCTTGTACAACCCAAACCGCTCCATTTATCCCGCCATGATGCGCCACCGCTCCCACTCCCCCTCGCCGTTTCACTCCAGCGTGGAGTCCGGCTCGCCGCTGCCGCCCAGTCCGCCAGAGTCCAGCTGGGAGTTCCACTGCTCCCGTGTCTcccctctcacctcctcccgctcctcctcctcttcctcctctcttcagccgTCGACGGCGCCCTCGCTCTCCCCCAACAACCACGGAGAGAAACCCGGGGGGAAGAGGAAGTACAAGAGCCGCCACCTGGACAGCGACGACAAAGATCCCACGTGGAGGCCGggcagcagcagggaggagaCGGGGGAGACGGAGCGCAGGAAGGGGAGAGACGacgggaggagaagagaaag caggagaagcagagaggagcgcaGTCCCAGCGTGGAGATCATCTACGAGGGCACCGTGCCCTGCAACGCCACGCACACCCCCGCACGCAAACGCCGCAGGAAACGCCAACGCAAGACGACACACAGCAG TTCTCCCGTCATCATCACGCTGGACAGCgacagcagccacagcagcagcagcagcagccggctCAGCAGCCAGCAGACCGTCGACTTCTCAGACCTTCCTCCACTGCCATTGGTTCATTCTGCCGGCGTGGGCGGCGCCTTAAGCTCAGAAATTGGCGAGCTTCCCGTTGACATCCTGGACCGAGGATCTGACGGGTCGGAGGCCGAGCCGGCGGGTCCCGTCGCCATTAACAGCGACGTGGACGTGGAGAACGTGGATGAGGGCGGGTCGGCGCTGGGATCGGATGATGATAAAGGACCAAACGGAGCGGCTGATGCAGAAACGACAGAGAGCAATGCGGCGCCCGCAACGAAGAACCCATCCCGCAAAAGGAACTCGACGTCAGACAGCCGTCTGCTAGCGAGTATCCTCAGCGACCTGAAAGGAATCACTGCACCTAAATTTAACCCTTTAAACTTTGAGCCCAATTGTTCGCCTGGCGGCAGAAAGAGGCTTTTCAGGGACGGCGACATTGTGGACCAAAATCTGAGCTTCGACTCGCCGACACGTCGTAATGCCATCCGCCCGCCTCCTCCTCTGGAGCGGCTCAAAGACAAGGACGTGCCTCCGCTCCTGAAACAGGCCAGTCCTGTGAGGTCGTACAACAGAAACACGCCGCCgccattaaaacacaaagatgcCGGGAGCCCACACCCATCACCGATATCTCCCATCGACTTGCACTTGCTTCACGCCGACGCAGTCGCCGTAAACTCTGACCTCAATTCAAATCCCCCCACCGGTAACCGCGCCATCCCTCCCATTTCAGTgctgaaaaaacatttcaccGGCGCTTTAGCGGCGAGAGGAGAGCCGGCCTCCACGAGCTGCATCTCGCTCATCGACCACCCTTCAGCCGCTCCTCCGGCACCGCCCGCCGTACATTCCCGTTGTTCACACGGGTCGGGACAGAGCTCCACAGGTGCAGGTTCACATCTGGAgttcaattattttcattcttcAAAGTTACAAACTGCAGAAACGTCTTCGTGTCCCGCCGACGTGCATCCGGCCCGGACGTCCCAGGAGACGCCAGCTCACACCGGGACTCTGAGCCCGACCTTCTGCCGAGTGTCAGCCGCTGACCTCAGAGGTGAGGATGTCTTCTCAGGGGTCAACTGCCACAACaaaccacttcctgtttgtgtttcatccATTGACCTCCACTCGTCACAGAGACTCCCCCCCCTCAGTGACGAGCGTCCCCCTGGTGACCCGCACTCGTCCAGTGTGGCTTCAGAAGGACCGACTGACAGCAAAGCTTCGTTATTGGTCGATCACGGGGTCGGATCGCCTCATGGTCGCCCGCCACCCGTCGATGTGCATTGTTCGGGTCGCGAGCCGCCAGCTAACGCACGTTCTCCGAGCTCGGTCTCGATCCACACGGCCTTCTCCTGCGACACCTTCCCGACATCCCGCAGCGGCGAGTCTAAGCTTCCCCTCATCCCCGACTCAAAGCCTCACAACCACGTGGACTCTGGGAGAGACTTCCTGCTCCCCGCGGACAATCACATCTCGTCCTCCCGCCGCTCTGCGAATACGTGGAACTCACAGCGCTCAGATTCTCACCCGGCCACGTAG
- the LOC115005661 gene encoding uncharacterized protein LOC115005661 isoform X2, whose protein sequence is MPLTVRNSARRRRKTPDKKERPGESTSSAQVMAPTRMKLRVRRRDNAVAGAAAGDGQPEEEEERSRESGGRRRKNTSDTASTAAPATSSSSSPPPASSSASASARAVMAAEEASPDSKCPICLDRFNNLAYLDRCLHRFCFPCIQEWSHNKAECPLCKQPFASILHSVRAEDDFKEYTLRPAPANSSVAATVAMVAAMASAARSDHQMRLMLRRHRGADAGEGRRRRRERGGRGGGGRRSGVWEWYLDSPHLAPLPHHAAVSPVVAADSEDGEDVEEQRVRGGADLAERGVIFEGLTGLGGAVAPVAPNDRATRRLMTRLVARQRLQREGGAVRRLRERETVAFRRALYRSGIRVRGVAGANGNANQQQRNITAESFRRSPTHLNRLRPWLRRELTVLYGAHGSLVDIVQRIIMARLARHGLEDTPTIEEELRPFLLARTDHFLHELVSFARSPLSLENYDLQAVYEPPAALELDGTSSSSDGSSVIAISEGEEEERPAGGRSEERLATQDDIIQAGSCLSLATWDDETPGPSYSSAEPPCSLTSPPFSPEEGREKREEEECLIVGYKKPIAERTPELVQLSSDTEEEEEEEKKKEEEEETAERLPPLASAAPPLSYLPTIPPSTSGACRDKQEDASKQKDGEVGEHRSRSWSGSSGGSRNSVCTLSPATPGESERRERDRKSGSEAERERRKKKRRRRRERSGTLYNPNRSIYPAMMRHRSHSPSPFHSSVESGSPLPPSPPESSWEFHCSRVSPLTSSRSSSSSSSLQPSTAPSLSPNNHGEKPGGKRKYKSRHLDSDDKDPTWRPGSSREETGETERRKGRDDGRRRERRSREERSPSVEIIYEGTVPCNATHTPARKRRRKRQRKTTHSSSPVIITLDSDSSHSSSSSSRLSSQQTVDFSDLPPLPLVHSAGVGGALSSEIGELPVDILDRGSDGSEAEPAGPVAINSDVDVENVDEGGSALGSDDDKGPNGAADAETTESNAAPATKNPSRKRNSTSDSRLLASILSDLKGITAPKFNPLNFEPNCSPGGRKRLFRDGDIVDQNLSFDSPTRRNAIRPPPPLERLKDKDVPPLLKQASPVRSYNRNTPPPLKHKDAGSPHPSPISPIDLHLLHADAVAVNSDLNSNPPTGNRAIPPISVLKKHFTGALAARGEPASTSCISLIDHPSAAPPAPPAVHSRCSHGSGQSSTGAGSHLEFNYFHSSKLQTAETSSCPADVHPARTSQETPAHTGTLSPTFCRVSAADLRGEDVFSGVNCHNKPLPVCVSSIDLHSSQRLPPLSDERPPGDPHSSSVASEGPTDSKASLLVDHGVGSPHGRPPPVDVHCSGREPPANARSPSSVSIHTAFSCDTFPTSRSGESKLPLIPDSKPHNHVDSGRDFLLPADNHISSSRRSANTWNSQRSDSHPAT, encoded by the exons ATGCCGCTCACGGTGCGGAATTCTGCCCGGAGGAGGAGAAAAACCCCGGATAAGAAGGAGCGACCGGGGGAGTCCACTTCTTCTGCTCAG GTGATGGCGCCCACGAGGATGAAGCTGCGAGTGCGTCGGCGCGATAACGCGGTCGCAGGAGCGGCGGCGGGAGACGGTCagccagaggaggaagaggagaggagccgAGAGAGCGGCGGCCGCAGGAGGAAGAACACGAGCGACACCGCGTCCACCGCTGCTCccgccacctcctcctcctcgtctcctcctcccgcctcctcctccgcttcTGCCTCGGCGCGGGCAGTAATGGCGGCGGAGGAGGCGTCGCCTGACTCCAAGTGCCCGATCTGCCTGGACCGCTTCAACAACCTGGCGTACCTGGACCGCTGCCTGCACCGCTTCTGCTTCCCCTGCATCCAGGAGTGGTCGCACAACAAGGCCGAGTGCCCGCTCTGCAAGCAACCCTTCGCCTCCATCCTGCACTCGGTCCGCGCCGAGGACGACTTCAAGGAGTACACGCTGCGGCCGGCGCCCGCCAACAGCAGCGTCGCCGCCACCGTGGCGATGGTGGCGGCGATGGCTTCGGCGGCGAGGAGCGACCACCAAATGCGGCTGATGCTGAGGAGGCACAGAGGGGCGGACGCCGGCGaggggaggaggcggaggagggagaggggagggagaggggggggaggcaGGAGGTCGGGGGTGTGGGAATGGTACCTCGACTCCCCTCATCTCGCGCCTCTCCCTCACCACGCCGCCGTCTCTCCCGTGGTTGCAGCAGACAGCGAGGATGGAGAAGACGTGGAGGAGCAGAGGGTGAGGGGCGGGGCTGATCTGGCGGAGCGTGGCGTGATATTTGAGGGGCTGACGGGACTCGGGGGCGCCGTGGCGCCTGTTGCCCCCAACGACCGGGCGACACGGCGCTTGATGACCCGTCTGGTGGCGAGGCAGCGGCTGCagcgagagggtggagctgtgCGGCggctgagggagagagagaccgTGGCCTTCCGGCGTGCTCTCTACCGGAGCGGAATTCGGGTCCGCGGCGTCGCCGGCGCCAATGGCAACGCTAACCAGCAGCAGCGTAACATCACAGCGGAGAGTTTCCGCAGGAGCCCCACCCACCTGAACAGACTCCGCCCCTGGCTGCGGCGGGAGCTCACGGTGCTGTACGGCGCGCATGGTTCGCTGGTCGACATCGTCCAGCGCATCATTATGGCACGGCTCGCTCGCCACGGACTGGAAGACACGCCCACCATAGAAGAAGAGCTGCGCCCGTTCCTGTTGGCACGCACGGACCACTTCCTGCACGAGCTGGTCAGCTTCGCCCGCTCGCCGCTCAGCCTGGAGAACTATGACCTGCAGGCGGTGTACGAGCCGCCGGCCGCGCTGGAGCTGGACGGCACGAGTAGCTCCAGCGACGGCAGCTCAGTCATCGCCATATCAgagggcgaggaggaggagcggccTGCGGGAGGAAGATCAGAGGAGAGGCTCGCCACGCAAGACGACATCATCCAAGCGGGAAGCTGCCTCAGCCTGGCGACCTGGGACGACGAGACTCCCGGCCCCTCCTACTCTAGCGCCGAGCCGCCGTGTTCGCTCACCTCGCCACCATTCAGCccggaggagggaagagagaagcgcgaggaggaggagtgtcTGATCGTCGGCTACAAGAAGCCGATAGCGGAGCGAACTCCTGAGCTGGTGCAGCTCTCCTCCGacaccgaggaggaggaggaggaggagaagaagaaggaggaggaggaggagacggcgGAGAGACTTCCTCCCCTCGCCTCCGccgctccgcccctctcttacTTACCCACAATCCCTCCCTCTACGTCAGGCGCCTGCAGAGACAAGCAGGAGGACGCGTCGAAGCAGAAAGACGGCGAGGTGGGCGAGCACCGCTCACGCTCCTGGTCAGGCAGCTCGGGAGGAAGCAGAAACTCTGTGTGCACGCTGAGCCCGGCGACGCCCGGAGAGAGCGAGCGgcgggagagagacaggaagtctgGCAGTGAggcggagagggagaggaggaagaagaagaggaggaggaggcgggagAGAAGTGGCACCTTGTACAACCCAAACCGCTCCATTTATCCCGCCATGATGCGCCACCGCTCCCACTCCCCCTCGCCGTTTCACTCCAGCGTGGAGTCCGGCTCGCCGCTGCCGCCCAGTCCGCCAGAGTCCAGCTGGGAGTTCCACTGCTCCCGTGTCTcccctctcacctcctcccgctcctcctcctcttcctcctctcttcagccgTCGACGGCGCCCTCGCTCTCCCCCAACAACCACGGAGAGAAACCCGGGGGGAAGAGGAAGTACAAGAGCCGCCACCTGGACAGCGACGACAAAGATCCCACGTGGAGGCCGggcagcagcagggaggagaCGGGGGAGACGGAGCGCAGGAAGGGGAGAGACGacgggaggagaagagaaag gagaagcagagaggagcgcaGTCCCAGCGTGGAGATCATCTACGAGGGCACCGTGCCCTGCAACGCCACGCACACCCCCGCACGCAAACGCCGCAGGAAACGCCAACGCAAGACGACACACAGCAG TTCTCCCGTCATCATCACGCTGGACAGCgacagcagccacagcagcagcagcagcagccggctCAGCAGCCAGCAGACCGTCGACTTCTCAGACCTTCCTCCACTGCCATTGGTTCATTCTGCCGGCGTGGGCGGCGCCTTAAGCTCAGAAATTGGCGAGCTTCCCGTTGACATCCTGGACCGAGGATCTGACGGGTCGGAGGCCGAGCCGGCGGGTCCCGTCGCCATTAACAGCGACGTGGACGTGGAGAACGTGGATGAGGGCGGGTCGGCGCTGGGATCGGATGATGATAAAGGACCAAACGGAGCGGCTGATGCAGAAACGACAGAGAGCAATGCGGCGCCCGCAACGAAGAACCCATCCCGCAAAAGGAACTCGACGTCAGACAGCCGTCTGCTAGCGAGTATCCTCAGCGACCTGAAAGGAATCACTGCACCTAAATTTAACCCTTTAAACTTTGAGCCCAATTGTTCGCCTGGCGGCAGAAAGAGGCTTTTCAGGGACGGCGACATTGTGGACCAAAATCTGAGCTTCGACTCGCCGACACGTCGTAATGCCATCCGCCCGCCTCCTCCTCTGGAGCGGCTCAAAGACAAGGACGTGCCTCCGCTCCTGAAACAGGCCAGTCCTGTGAGGTCGTACAACAGAAACACGCCGCCgccattaaaacacaaagatgcCGGGAGCCCACACCCATCACCGATATCTCCCATCGACTTGCACTTGCTTCACGCCGACGCAGTCGCCGTAAACTCTGACCTCAATTCAAATCCCCCCACCGGTAACCGCGCCATCCCTCCCATTTCAGTgctgaaaaaacatttcaccGGCGCTTTAGCGGCGAGAGGAGAGCCGGCCTCCACGAGCTGCATCTCGCTCATCGACCACCCTTCAGCCGCTCCTCCGGCACCGCCCGCCGTACATTCCCGTTGTTCACACGGGTCGGGACAGAGCTCCACAGGTGCAGGTTCACATCTGGAgttcaattattttcattcttcAAAGTTACAAACTGCAGAAACGTCTTCGTGTCCCGCCGACGTGCATCCGGCCCGGACGTCCCAGGAGACGCCAGCTCACACCGGGACTCTGAGCCCGACCTTCTGCCGAGTGTCAGCCGCTGACCTCAGAGGTGAGGATGTCTTCTCAGGGGTCAACTGCCACAACaaaccacttcctgtttgtgtttcatccATTGACCTCCACTCGTCACAGAGACTCCCCCCCCTCAGTGACGAGCGTCCCCCTGGTGACCCGCACTCGTCCAGTGTGGCTTCAGAAGGACCGACTGACAGCAAAGCTTCGTTATTGGTCGATCACGGGGTCGGATCGCCTCATGGTCGCCCGCCACCCGTCGATGTGCATTGTTCGGGTCGCGAGCCGCCAGCTAACGCACGTTCTCCGAGCTCGGTCTCGATCCACACGGCCTTCTCCTGCGACACCTTCCCGACATCCCGCAGCGGCGAGTCTAAGCTTCCCCTCATCCCCGACTCAAAGCCTCACAACCACGTGGACTCTGGGAGAGACTTCCTGCTCCCCGCGGACAATCACATCTCGTCCTCCCGCCGCTCTGCGAATACGTGGAACTCACAGCGCTCAGATTCTCACCCGGCCACGTAG